A section of the Paramisgurnus dabryanus chromosome 4, PD_genome_1.1, whole genome shotgun sequence genome encodes:
- the gpr78a gene encoding G-protein coupled receptor 26: protein MNLLETSLELLIVVIVVVSLVANLLVLLCFTCSAEVRAQVPGLFIINLSFCNILIAVLNMPSTLLGVVKRQKPFGDCFCYTVSFMDTFLTTNTMLSMAALSIDRWIAVVFPLTYSSRMRHKDALLMVSYSWLHSLAFSLTALLLSWVDFNPVYASCTVHLAEEGVRGQFVVFTVVFHSSTFALSLFILSFTYLKVLQVARFHCNRIDVITVQTLLLLVDIQPSVKQRCIHEQKKRRRRATKKICIFIGSFVVCFAPYVFTRLTELLLSVQINHYWGIMSKCLMYSKAASDPFVYSLLRKQYKKALAGVCNKIFGQNSYPLSVQSSPEDTASEYYTQKVTKLLKDNYYNKKTTDILGNVQSINVNGKKADLIAS from the exons ATGAACTTATTGGAAACATCGCTGGAGTTACTTATCGTCGTAATCGTCGTCGTGTCGCTCGTAGCGAACTTGCTGGTGTTGCTATGCTTCACCTGCAGCGCGGAGGTGCGCGCACAGGTGCCTGGGCTCTTCATCATCAACCTGTCTTTCTGCAACATTCTCATCGCCGTCCTCAACATGCCCTCCACCCTGCTCGGGGTCGTGAAGCGTCAAAAGCCATTTGGCGACTGCTTCTGTTATACAGTAAGCTTTATGGATACTTTTCTGACCACGAACACAATGTTGAGCATGGCAGCTCTCAGTATAGACCGCTGGATAGCAGTTGTCTTTCCTTTAACTTATTCCAGCAGAATGAGACATAAAGATGCCCTACTAATGGTGAGCTATTCTTGGCTGCACTCGCTCGCTTTCTCTCTCACTGCTCTCCTCCTGTCGTGGGTCGACTTTAACCCTGTTTACGCTTCATGCACCGTGCACCTTGCAGAGGAAGGGGTCCGAGGACAATTCGTGGTGTTTACTGTTGTCTTCCACTCATCTACTTTCGCACTCTCGCTTTTCATCCTGAGCTTCACTTATCTGAAAGTACTACAAGTTGCGCGCTTCCATTGCAATAGGATAGACGTTATAACGGTGCAGACGCTCCTGCTGCTTGTGGACATTCAACCGAG TGTGAAACAGCGGTGTATACATGAGCAAAAGAAAAGGAGACGGAGAGCCACCAAGAAAATCTGCATATTCATCGGGTCATTCGTTGTGTGCTTCGCCCCCTACGTCTTTACACG GCTGACTGAGCTCCTTCTCTCTGTTCAGATCAACCATTACTGGGGAATCATGAGCAAGTGCCTGATGTACAGTAAAGCTGCCTCTGACCCTTTTGTCTACTCCCTGTTGCGTAAACAATATAAAAAGGCCCTCGCTGGTGTGTGCAATAAGATTTTCGGACAGAATTCTTACCCACTCTCTGTTCAGAGCAGCCCAGAAGACACAGCAAGTGAATATTACACACAGAAGGTTACCAAGCTACTAAAGGATaattattacaataaaaaaacaacggACATACTGGGGAATGTGCAGTCAATTAACGTTAATGGCAAAAAGGCAGATCTTATTGCTTCATAA